Within Limisalsivibrio acetivorans, the genomic segment TAGGTAAGTCTGTGTAAAGAAAAAAGATCACTGATATCCATATCTCCTCCGAAATAACAGTATACAATATAACATAATATTTTGTCCAAACTGCATATTTATTAATGGGAAAATGCCCTGTATCATTCATGTGTACGGAGGAAGTAATGAAGCTTAATATATCCATTGCGGATGCTTTTACTAAAGAGCCTTTCAAGGGGAACCCCGCCGGGGTTTGTATCACCGAAACAGAACTGGATGCAGGATTGATGCAGAGTATTGCCATGGAGATGGGGCAGTCTGAGACTGCATTCACCTATCTGAAGAATGGCGAGAGGATTCTGCGCTGGTTCACCCCTCTTGTGGAGGTAGACCTTTGCGGCCATGCAACCCTTGCTACAGCTCATATTATGCGTGAGGAAGGGCTAACGGACGGCAGAACCGTTGAATTCAGTACAAGGAGCGGAAAGCTGAAAGCGGAGTACAGCGGGGATGAGATAATTCTGGATTTCCCCACAGGGGTTATCAGCAGGGGTGAGATGCCCGAAGGGCTTGATGAGGCCATCGGTGCAGATGTTGAATACATTGGCGAATCCGGCTTTATGCACCTTGTCAGGATTGGCAGTGAAAAGGAGCTTGTAGAGCTGAAACCGGATATGACAAAGCTCGCCAAGGCTATCCCCGATGGTGTTATAGTAACCTGCCCGTCAAAGGACTACGACTTTGTCTCAAGGATGTTCGCACCCGCCATCGGCATCAATGAGGATCCGGTTACCGGTTCTGCCCATTGCATCCTAAGCTCCTATTGGCATGAAGTAACGGATAAAACGGAGTTTAACGCCTATCAGGCATCTCCCAGAGGAGGGGGGATGTATGTTCGCTATACAGACGAGAGGACGTATCTCAGAAGCAGCGCAAGGACGTCATTAAAAGGTATTATACTCGTATAAAAAGAAAAAGGCTCCCAAAACGGGAGCCCCTTCCAACTAATTGAACAAGGTGTAAAACCTACAGGTGTAATCTATCCGTATGGGATACGGCATCGTAGAAACAGCCCATCTTACAGAGCCCGCACCCGACGCAGTAAGCCGAGTTAACGGTTATGCCGGTGCAAACGCTCCTTCCCTTAACGGTGTCCCGCTCCTCTGTCAGTGCCTCCGTGGGGCATAGGCGTGAGCAGACACCGCATGTCTTGCATTTATCCTGATCGATCTCAACGGAGTTAAGGTGCTCCATGCCGACTGTGTCGATGGAAGTGCCCTCCGGAACTACCTTATGGAGAGATTCCACAAAGAGTCTGCGGGATGATTTTGCCGCTTCCCTCTGGGAAAGCTGTGTACTTTTGCTTTCGCTCTCGTTGATGTATACAAGGGTTTCCCCAAGGGTTTCCTTGGCCCTTTTTTTGAAAAGACCCATGAACTCACGCCGGCTGTATCTCTCGTTGGAGGCCGCGAGCCGCTCCTTCAGTCCTTTGGGCTTTTCATTGGTCTCTGCCCCTTCCGTCGTCTCAAGGGGGGCATTTCCAAGGCTGAGCTGGGGGAGATTCTTATCCGCCTCGGCGTAGATCTTCTCCAGCTCTCCAGCAGTATCGGAGAAAAGCTCGGAGCACAGCTTTATGTCGCATTCTCCGCAGTCTCCCGTGTGCAGGTGTATCCTCTCGGCTCCTCTGGAGGCAGCCCAGAGAAGGGTGGAGAGGTTCACAGCTCCGCAGGACTCAACACGTACACTCTCTCCGTTTTTGTCCTTCTCTGCCTCTCTGCATCGGAATTCCACCGAGCCTTTCTTGCGGATCATCTCCGCTGTTTCTTCATAAAGCTTTGTGCGGTCGTGGGTTCTTGGAACAAAAACAGAAGTAGGGCAGACCGAGGAGCAGAGCCTGCAGTCCCTGCATATGGCCCAGTCAATGGAGATTCTTCCGCCCACCTTGCCTATGGATATTGCGCCCGAAGGGCATACATCAATACATTTGGTGCAGGCGGCATTCTTATGGCGCATCCTCACGCAGGCGGATTTATTTATAACGAGGGTCTCTGCGAACTTCTCCAGC encodes:
- a CDS encoding PhzF family phenazine biosynthesis protein; the protein is MKLNISIADAFTKEPFKGNPAGVCITETELDAGLMQSIAMEMGQSETAFTYLKNGERILRWFTPLVEVDLCGHATLATAHIMREEGLTDGRTVEFSTRSGKLKAEYSGDEIILDFPTGVISRGEMPEGLDEAIGADVEYIGESGFMHLVRIGSEKELVELKPDMTKLAKAIPDGVIVTCPSKDYDFVSRMFAPAIGINEDPVTGSAHCILSSYWHEVTDKTEFNAYQASPRGGGMYVRYTDERTYLRSSARTSLKGIILV
- a CDS encoding 4Fe-4S binding protein; amino-acid sequence: MNISGRLLEKFAETLVINKSACVRMRHKNAACTKCIDVCPSGAISIGKVGGRISIDWAICRDCRLCSSVCPTSVFVPRTHDRTKLYEETAEMIRKKGSVEFRCREAEKDKNGESVRVESCGAVNLSTLLWAASRGAERIHLHTGDCGECDIKLCSELFSDTAGELEKIYAEADKNLPQLSLGNAPLETTEGAETNEKPKGLKERLAASNERYSRREFMGLFKKRAKETLGETLVYINESESKSTQLSQREAAKSSRRLFVESLHKVVPEGTSIDTVGMEHLNSVEIDQDKCKTCGVCSRLCPTEALTEERDTVKGRSVCTGITVNSAYCVGCGLCKMGCFYDAVSHTDRLHL